The Erythrobacter sp. HL-111 DNA segment TGCATGGCGCCAACCACTTTACCTTCAGCGGTGATCCCAATCCGCAATTCAGGGGAAGAAGCCTCGCCTATCCCGGCCTTGGTCGCCATCACGGCCTTATCAAGGCGTCGATGCTGGCCTTTTTTCAATGGACGCTTGAGGGCGATCTCGGGGCGAGAACGTTCCTTGACGATGAACTTGAAAGCTTCCTCATAAAAGAGGACGTATTTTTATCAAAATCCGCGGCGTAAAAGTCAAATAACAGACGCGGCCCAACATGACCATTCCCTGGGAATTCGTCTCGATCTTTTTGCTCCGATTGGGGCTGGTGGCTCTGTTCGTGCCTTTCAGCGTTTATTATATGCTGCGCGACTTCCGAGGCGCGGCGCGACATGCAGCCTCGGCAGGGGTCGGCCGAAGCGTCGCCCAGTGGATGATCCTGGCAGCGATCCTTCTCAAGCTCGTCGCAACGCTCGGCGTGCTGACCGGTGTAGCCGATCGCCTGTGCTTTCTCTTGCTCGCTACCTTCTGTGTCGGAACGGCGCTTATGTACAAGCGGTTCTGGACTGGTGACGGCGTAGCGTTCGCCTCAGAGAACGCCAATCTACCGATATTCTGGGACTTCCTGAAAAACATCTCACTCGCCGCCGCCTTTATCCTTATCGGCTTCGGTTCCGGCGCTGAGAGTTTCCGACAGGGGCTCGAGGAATTTATTCAATCTCCCTTTGCATCAAGCAGGCCCTATGGTGGCGGGATCTTGCGATGACCGGCAAGACGCCCTTCCTTTGTTCCACCTGCTGGCGAGCAGACGAGCGCACTCGCGCGGGCCGGGAGTGAAACGGGATGCATCGGTATCAGGACATCTAGCCTCTCTTATTCACGGCGATGCGGTTGGGCGCCTCTCGGCGCGAGCTTGACGCCACTGCTGCGTGCGGCGGCGTAGAGCGGGCGTGCGGCACCGCTGGCGTCTGTTTCACCGCGCTGTGATCGATGGGCTTTTCTGGTTGAAGGACTTGGCTCGGGGTTTCTGCGGCACTGCCGCGCCCGCTACGTCGGCGCAGGCTTGAGCGCGAGAACGATGGCACGCATCAGATCGGCATCGGGGCACGCAGAGGCGAACGCTACGCGGATTCGGGTGGCGCTTTCCATGACGCGGGCAGCAACCTTGAGCAGCCGCAGGCGCAGGGTCGTAAACTCGGCTTTTGCCAGAGCGGTGGTCTTTGGGATCGCCTGCTGAACGCGCCACAGCAGCCAGTAGGCAGCGGTGTGCAGGATCAGGCGCATCTGGTTGGCGTTCGCCGACCGGCACGAGGTGCGGTCACTGGCCAGCTGGGTCTTGTGCAGCTTGATCAGGTTCTCGGCCTGCCCGCGCGCACAGTAGAGCGTGTCATAGATGTATTCAGCCGAGCCTTGGGTTAGCGATGTGACGACATAGCGGATATCCATGCCCAGCGTGCTGGCCTCGATCCTGGCGACGACGCGGCGCTGGCGGTTCCAGCTCTTCGCGCCGTAGCGGGTCTCGGCATAGCTGCGCAGGACCGGGAGTTGGCACTCGGCGCGGCGGACCGCGCAGGCATCGGCGGCAGTGACGATAACCGGATCAGCGCGCAGCGCGGCGTTGGTCGGCAGACGAACACGTAATCGACATGGGCCGCCTCGCAGAAGGCCATGACCTCGGGCCGTCCATAATGCCCGTCACCGCGGATGGTGATGTGGGTATCAGGCCAGTGGCGGCGAAGATGGCGCACCAGACGCCGGATATGCCCTGCCGCCTCCTTGCCAGAAGGCGTCTTGCCCGTGCGCAGCAGCATCGCCACCGGCCGGCCCGTTGCCGTGTCGTAGACATGGATCGGCAGGAAGCAGCGCTCCCCATGATGTCCGTTCCAGAAGGAGAGTTGCTGATAGCCGTGCACGACGTCGCAGGTGTCATCGATATCCAGCGTCACCGCCGCCGGCGGAGTGGGGTAGCTGGCGCAGTAGATGTCGATCATGATCCCCAGCATCTTTGCCAGCTCGCGCGTGCTCGGCGCATTCTCCCAGCGGCTCATCGTCGGTTGGCTGGCCAACCCCGCACCCGATCCCGGCAGCTTGCCCAGCGCAAGGCGGAAGCCCGGATCATCGCGCAGAGCGTCGAGATCATCGGCATCCTCATAGCCGCAGGCGATCGCGAACATCCGCGCGCGCAGGATATCTTCAAGCCGATGAACCACCCGAGCAGGATCGCGCGGATCGGCAATACACGCCGCAAGCCGCTGGCAGAGCCCCATCATGCGCTCGGCCTGAGCCAGCACCAGGACCCCGCCATCCGAGGTCAGCCTGCCGCCGTCAAACGCAGCTGTGACCTTCTTGCCGCGCACTGCTGGAAACGAAAATACGGACGCGCTATCATCGCATCCGGCGGGTGTGGTCTGTGGCATATTTTGCCCCGTTGCAGGTCTGGCTTAAGCAACCACATTCCTACAACAATGCAAATGCTTACGCCACTCCCGCCAACCCGTCAGACCACCGCCGGTGAATAATCCGGGATAACCCGGCATGTCGTACCAATGGCCTTTTTACTTTTCGGCCAGTGCCGGAATTACCCGGTGCCAGGCAAAGGACGACCATGGCCAGCCATGGGCCAGAACGAGCGCCGGACCGGTACCGGCCGTTCCGTAAGCCACAATGCCGGCAGGTGTCGCAACGGTCTGATTAAGGTTCCAGTGCATCAAATTTCTCCTTCAGCCAGTGCCCTTCGATCCGCGCAACGTGATGATATCGGGCGCGCCGCGATAATTAGCGCACCTTCTTTCGCAGCCATGCTTGGTGCCAGCCCTCGAATGCGCCTTCCAGATTGGTGCCATTGATTGCCTTGCTGAGCCTGTTTTGCCGCCGCTGTCAGTGCTGCCTCAAAGCAGCGGCACGGGTCGTTTTCGCATCGGCCGTTGAGAGGGGCTTGACCTGTATTGTTACCCTAAAGTAGCAATGGCCTCAGGTGCTCACAAGAATGCATCTGAGGAGAGAGTGAAATTATGCGTAAATTGCTGCTGGGCGGTTCAGGCATGGCGGCCTGCATGGCCAATATGGGGGTGTTCGCACCAGCTTTGGCTGCGCAGGAAAGCGCGGCTGAAGAGGATACCAATGTCATT contains these protein-coding regions:
- a CDS encoding DoxX family membrane protein, whose protein sequence is MTIPWEFVSIFLLRLGLVALFVPFSVYYMLRDFRGAARHAASAGVGRSVAQWMILAAILLKLVATLGVLTGVADRLCFLLLATFCVGTALMYKRFWTGDGVAFASENANLPIFWDFLKNISLAAAFILIGFGSGAESFRQGLEEFIQSPFASSRPYGGGILR